A genomic stretch from Corynebacterium sp. 21KM1197 includes:
- a CDS encoding protein kinase domain-containing protein, protein MQYLIGDDYRLQWVIGHGGMSTVWLADDARHDREVAIKSLRPEFSNSTEFLERFRNEAQAAENITSENVVHTYDYREVSDSHGTIFCFIVMEYVRGESLADLLSREGSLPEAMALDVMEQAAHGLAAIHALGMVHRDIKPGNLMVTQEGKVKITDFGIAKAAAAVPLTRTGMVVGTAQYVSPEQAQGQEVGSTSDVYSLGVVGYEVLSGKRPFTGDSSVSVVLAHINQAPPALSTSISAQTRELIGIALRKEPGRRFTNGNEMAQAISQVRLGNRPPQPRSAVLTRPAPEPSPTAATVALGAVAQPTTVQPAATPKRQIVSPPVPPARKVVDKPKEEPKREGMSVGLALAAALAVLLVVGFALYRMDFFSTDSSAPESSSAVPTQETAVVTQYVEQQAPAQGNNNSGQSAQSATQQEPQQRSTRETREAEQENSGEREQEAATVAPAQSTVVEEPEQEAPQASNTPDTPAQVNEDNSDVQLLTSEASGNLSEDAEGDVQ, encoded by the coding sequence CTGCAATACCTCATCGGGGACGATTATCGCCTCCAGTGGGTGATCGGCCACGGCGGCATGTCCACCGTGTGGCTTGCCGACGACGCCCGCCACGACCGCGAGGTGGCCATCAAGTCCCTGCGCCCGGAGTTCTCCAACTCCACCGAGTTCCTGGAGCGCTTCCGCAACGAGGCGCAGGCCGCCGAGAACATCACCTCCGAGAACGTGGTACACACGTACGATTACCGCGAGGTTTCCGATTCCCACGGCACCATCTTCTGCTTCATCGTGATGGAGTACGTGCGCGGGGAATCCCTGGCGGATCTCCTCTCCCGGGAGGGTTCCCTCCCGGAGGCGATGGCCCTGGACGTCATGGAGCAGGCCGCCCACGGCCTCGCCGCCATTCACGCCCTGGGCATGGTGCACCGGGACATCAAACCCGGAAATCTCATGGTCACCCAGGAGGGGAAGGTAAAGATCACGGACTTTGGCATCGCCAAGGCCGCCGCCGCCGTTCCCCTCACCCGCACCGGCATGGTGGTGGGCACCGCCCAGTACGTCTCCCCGGAGCAGGCCCAGGGCCAGGAGGTGGGCTCCACCTCGGACGTGTACTCCCTGGGCGTGGTGGGCTACGAGGTCCTCAGCGGCAAGCGCCCCTTCACCGGGGATTCCTCGGTGTCCGTGGTGCTGGCGCACATCAACCAGGCCCCGCCCGCGCTATCGACGTCCATCAGCGCGCAGACCCGCGAACTGATCGGCATCGCGCTGCGCAAGGAGCCGGGCCGACGCTTCACCAACGGCAACGAGATGGCGCAGGCCATCTCCCAGGTGCGCCTGGGTAACCGACCCCCGCAGCCACGCTCGGCAGTGCTCACCCGGCCCGCGCCGGAGCCCTCGCCCACGGCCGCCACGGTGGCCCTGGGGGCCGTCGCTCAGCCCACAACGGTGCAGCCCGCGGCCACACCCAAGCGGCAGATCGTCTCCCCGCCGGTGCCCCCGGCGCGCAAGGTCGTCGATAAGCCCAAGGAGGAACCCAAGCGCGAGGGCATGAGCGTGGGCCTGGCCCTAGCGGCCGCCCTGGCCGTGCTGTTGGTGGTGGGGTTTGCCCTGTACCGCATGGATTTCTTCAGCACCGATTCCTCCGCGCCGGAGAGCAGTTCCGCCGTGCCCACGCAGGAAACGGCGGTGGTCACGCAGTACGTGGAGCAGCAAGCCCCCGCGCAAGGCAACAATAATTCTGGTCAGTCGGCCCAAAGCGCCACGCAGCAGGAGCCGCAGCAGCGTTCCACCCGCGAGACCCGCGAGGCGGAGCAGGAAAACTCGGGCGAGCGCGAGCAGGAGGCGGCCACCGTCGCCCCGGCGCAGAGTACCGTGGTGGAGGAGCCGGAACAGGAGGCTCCGCAGGCCAGCAACACGCCGGATACCCCGGCGCAGGTCAATGAAGATAACTCGGATGTGCAGTTGCTCACCTCCGAAGCGTCGGGCAACCTCTCGGAGGACGCCGAGGGAGATGTGCAATGA
- the pknB gene encoding Stk1 family PASTA domain-containing Ser/Thr kinase, with the protein MTMIADRYELGEVIGTGGMSDVYSAQDTLLGRGVAVKVLRMELARDVNFRERFRREAQNSGRLNHPAIVAVYDTGETTIEGISVPYIVMERVFGRTLREIVREDGPMPPTEAAATMIPAAHALQASHDAGIIHRDIKPANIMITNTGAIKVMDFGIARALDDSTSAMTQTAAVIGTAQYLSPEQARGRNADARSDVYSLGCVLYELLTGTPPFQGETPFAVAYQHVQEEATPPSHSISDLSPTAAVNVDSVVLTAMAKHPADRYQSASAMAEDLELLSRNAVTQAARSHVAAQPAPSAPTEVVPAAPTAPTAVAPTPDAPRSKPRRHRKPTKKSRWPAWIAAILGLTVIGVGGAFAYDLLSNRSSTPDNASAPAIEQRDTTVQVPDVAGLPLNEARSALEELGLEVDTSEEPSPEVERGSVIRSNPAAGSTLQEGTSVQLTVSSGKEVTDVPNLTGLTLQQASSTLQAAGLSLNSQATEEESDTVPEGQIIQQNPAAGTQISKGSQISVTISSGPKQVRVPDLTGLQLNQAQSTLDSLDLDSEITYVDSLEPEGKILSVSEQGSMVDAQSSIHLEVSNGQLFEMPDLTRSSESQALSKLRSAGWTAPDSSLVAGSEVKTGLITDRKLIAATEPQAGQTLRKDARITVRYYEFDLTALAP; encoded by the coding sequence ATGACGATGATCGCTGACCGTTACGAGCTAGGCGAGGTCATTGGCACCGGCGGCATGTCCGATGTCTACTCCGCTCAGGACACCCTGCTCGGGCGCGGCGTGGCCGTCAAGGTACTGCGCATGGAATTGGCCCGCGACGTCAATTTCCGCGAGCGCTTCCGCCGCGAGGCCCAGAACTCCGGGCGCCTCAATCACCCCGCCATCGTGGCGGTGTATGACACCGGCGAAACGACGATCGAGGGGATCAGCGTCCCCTACATCGTGATGGAGCGCGTGTTTGGCCGCACCCTGCGCGAGATCGTGCGCGAGGACGGCCCCATGCCCCCCACCGAGGCCGCCGCGACGATGATCCCGGCCGCCCACGCCCTCCAGGCCTCGCACGACGCCGGGATCATTCACCGGGACATCAAGCCCGCGAACATCATGATCACCAACACCGGCGCGATCAAGGTGATGGACTTTGGCATCGCGCGGGCCCTCGATGACTCCACCTCGGCCATGACGCAGACGGCCGCCGTGATCGGCACCGCCCAGTATCTCTCCCCGGAGCAGGCACGGGGCCGCAACGCCGACGCCCGCTCGGACGTCTATTCCCTGGGTTGCGTGCTCTACGAACTGCTCACCGGCACCCCGCCCTTCCAGGGCGAAACCCCCTTTGCCGTGGCCTACCAGCACGTTCAGGAGGAGGCCACCCCGCCCTCGCACTCCATCTCCGACCTCAGCCCCACCGCCGCGGTGAACGTGGATTCCGTGGTGCTCACGGCGATGGCCAAGCACCCCGCCGATCGCTATCAGTCCGCCTCCGCGATGGCCGAGGACCTGGAGTTGCTCTCCCGTAACGCGGTGACCCAGGCGGCGCGTTCCCACGTGGCCGCGCAGCCCGCACCCTCCGCCCCCACCGAGGTGGTTCCCGCGGCTCCCACCGCTCCCACCGCCGTGGCACCGACTCCCGACGCCCCCCGCTCAAAGCCGCGCCGCCACCGCAAGCCCACCAAGAAGTCCCGCTGGCCCGCCTGGATCGCCGCAATCTTGGGCCTCACCGTGATCGGTGTGGGTGGTGCCTTTGCCTATGACCTCTTAAGCAACCGCTCCTCCACTCCCGATAACGCGAGTGCCCCCGCCATCGAGCAGCGCGATACCACCGTGCAGGTGCCGGACGTGGCGGGTCTGCCCCTCAACGAGGCCCGCTCCGCCCTGGAGGAACTGGGCCTTGAGGTGGATACCAGCGAGGAACCCAGCCCCGAGGTGGAGCGCGGTTCCGTGATCCGCAGCAACCCGGCGGCGGGATCCACCCTGCAAGAGGGCACCTCGGTGCAACTGACCGTCTCCTCCGGCAAGGAGGTCACCGACGTCCCCAACCTCACCGGCCTGACCCTGCAACAAGCCTCCTCCACCTTGCAGGCGGCGGGCCTCTCCCTCAATTCCCAGGCCACGGAGGAGGAATCCGATACCGTGCCCGAGGGACAGATCATCCAGCAGAATCCGGCCGCCGGAACCCAGATCTCCAAGGGCTCTCAGATCAGCGTGACGATCTCCTCCGGCCCCAAGCAGGTGCGCGTTCCCGACCTCACCGGACTGCAACTCAACCAGGCCCAATCCACACTGGACTCCCTCGACCTGGATAGCGAGATCACCTACGTGGACTCCCTGGAGCCAGAAGGCAAGATTCTCAGCGTGTCCGAGCAGGGCTCGATGGTGGATGCCCAATCCTCGATACACCTGGAGGTATCCAACGGACAACTCTTCGAGATGCCCGACCTCACCCGCTCCTCCGAGTCCCAGGCGCTCTCCAAACTGCGCTCCGCAGGCTGGACGGCACCGGATTCCTCCCTGGTCGCCGGCTCTGAGGTCAAGACGGGCCTAATTACCGATCGCAAACTCATCGCCGCCACCGAGCCCCAAGCCGGTCAAACCCTGCGCAAGGACGCCCGGATCACGGTGCGCTACTACGAGTTCGATCTCACCGCCCTGGCCCCCTAA
- a CDS encoding rhomboid family intramembrane serine protease, translated as MNTAIVRRFFRGAPVTAVLCLLIVAVWIASAIQNGSLDTRNAPITRDGFLLAPLVTTGEPLRLLSNMFIHLDIGHMAVNTLMIALIGRELERSLGSVLFLAVYLVSGLGASYAVVEMSPLTPTAGASGALYGLMAVLVGSAIRRGGDIVAPLSLVGVNLAYTFLSTGVSLWGHLGGLLTGAVLAGVLLPRSPKVRGAGTAVVGAVVLGLLARFVENGVYPQ; from the coding sequence ATGAATACTGCGATAGTCAGGCGCTTCTTCCGCGGAGCCCCCGTGACGGCCGTGCTCTGCCTCCTCATCGTGGCGGTGTGGATCGCCTCCGCCATCCAAAACGGCTCCCTGGACACCAGAAACGCCCCCATCACCCGTGACGGCTTCCTGCTCGCGCCCCTCGTGACCACCGGGGAACCACTGCGCCTACTGAGCAACATGTTCATTCACCTAGACATAGGCCACATGGCGGTGAATACCCTGATGATCGCGCTCATTGGCCGGGAATTGGAGCGCTCCCTGGGCAGCGTGCTCTTCCTCGCGGTGTACCTGGTCAGCGGCTTGGGCGCTTCCTACGCGGTGGTGGAAATGTCGCCCCTGACCCCCACCGCAGGGGCCTCGGGCGCGCTGTACGGGTTGATGGCGGTGCTCGTGGGTTCCGCTATCCGACGCGGCGGGGACATCGTGGCTCCCCTTTCCCTGGTGGGCGTGAACCTGGCCTACACATTCCTTTCCACCGGAGTTTCCCTGTGGGGGCACCTGGGTGGTTTGCTCACGGGCGCGGTGCTGGCCGGGGTGCTGCTCCCGCGCTCGCCCAAGGTGCGCGGTGCGGGAACGGCGGTGGTGGGGGCCGTGGTGCTGGGTCTGCTGGCGAGGTTTGTGGAGAACGGGGTTTATCCACAGTAG
- a CDS encoding peptidylprolyl isomerase produces the protein MSFKTSTAILHTNRGDISIDLFGNHAPVTVDNFVGLAKGTKEYRTENASGTTEGPFYDGAVFHRVINNFMIQGGDPTGTGRGGPGYMFEDEFHPELRFDRAYLLAMANAGPGTNGSQFFITVAPTPHLNNAHTIFGEVTDEASQKVVDAIATTATDRMDRPTEPVVIESVEIVE, from the coding sequence ATGAGTTTTAAGACCTCTACTGCGATTCTGCACACGAACCGCGGCGATATTTCGATTGACCTCTTTGGCAATCACGCCCCGGTGACCGTGGATAACTTCGTGGGCCTGGCCAAGGGCACCAAGGAGTACCGCACGGAAAACGCCTCCGGCACCACGGAGGGCCCCTTCTACGATGGCGCGGTGTTCCACCGCGTGATCAACAACTTCATGATCCAGGGCGGCGACCCCACCGGCACCGGCCGTGGCGGCCCCGGGTACATGTTCGAGGATGAGTTCCACCCCGAGCTGCGCTTTGACCGCGCCTACCTGCTGGCCATGGCCAACGCGGGCCCCGGCACCAACGGCTCCCAGTTCTTCATCACCGTGGCCCCCACCCCGCACCTGAACAACGCCCACACCATCTTCGGTGAGGTCACCGACGAGGCCTCCCAGAAGGTCGTGGACGCGATTGCCACCACCGCCACCGACCGCATGGATCGCCCCACCGAACCCGTGGTGATCGAGTCCGTGGAGATCGTCGAGTAA
- the crgA gene encoding cell division protein CrgA, with the protein MPKSKITSANSPIASTPNTVDRTPVKINTGGTPMWYKVLMFGLMLLGLAWLVVNYLAGGHIPLMQDLGAWNYLVGFGLFIVGLLMTMGWR; encoded by the coding sequence ATGCCCAAGTCAAAGATCACGTCCGCTAACAGCCCCATAGCCAGCACGCCGAACACGGTGGACCGCACCCCGGTGAAGATCAACACCGGCGGCACGCCCATGTGGTACAAGGTGCTCATGTTCGGCCTCATGCTGCTGGGGTTGGCCTGGTTGGTGGTCAATTACCTGGCCGGTGGCCACATTCCCCTCATGCAGGATCTGGGAGCCTGGAACTACCTAGTGGGCTTCGGGCTCTTTATCGTGGGGCTCCTCATGACGATGGGCTGGCGCTAA
- a CDS encoding ATP-binding cassette domain-containing protein: MTAIELRDVTKAYGAAAPALRGVSLTIAPGEVTCVLGDNGAGKSTLIGILSGLHQPTEGTMLIDATPAHFSSPRDALAAGIATVHQNLAVVGDMSVWRNFYLGRESTNRWGILRAAHMKRETRRALAELGVRIEDVDVPISALSGGQRQVVSIARAVHSGARVLILDEPTAALGVRQSGMVLDLIEAARERGVAVVFITHNPRHAERVGDSFAVLGLGRQILAGRRGEVSLEELTAAMAGEEV; this comes from the coding sequence ATGACTGCCATCGAACTCCGCGACGTCACCAAGGCCTACGGCGCCGCCGCACCCGCTCTGCGCGGCGTCAGCCTCACCATCGCCCCCGGCGAGGTCACCTGCGTGCTCGGGGATAACGGCGCGGGAAAATCCACGCTCATCGGTATCCTCTCCGGGCTACACCAGCCCACCGAGGGCACCATGCTTATCGACGCCACCCCCGCCCACTTCTCCTCGCCCCGCGACGCCCTGGCGGCGGGGATCGCCACCGTGCACCAGAACCTAGCGGTGGTGGGCGACATGAGCGTGTGGCGCAACTTCTATCTGGGCCGGGAAAGCACCAATCGCTGGGGAATCCTGCGCGCCGCGCACATGAAACGGGAAACCCGCCGAGCCCTGGCCGAACTGGGGGTGAGAATCGAGGACGTGGACGTACCGATCTCCGCGCTCTCCGGGGGACAACGGCAGGTGGTTTCCATCGCCCGCGCCGTACACAGCGGGGCCAGGGTGCTGATCCTCGACGAACCCACCGCGGCCCTGGGCGTGCGCCAATCCGGCATGGTGTTAGACCTCATCGAGGCCGCCCGCGAACGCGGGGTGGCGGTGGTGTTTATTACGCATAACCCCAGGCACGCGGAGCGCGTGGGCGACTCCTTTGCGGTCCTGGGGCTGGGCCGACAAATTCTTGCCGGCCGACGCGGCGAGGTGAGCCTGGAGGAACTCACCGCCGCGATGGCGGGGGAAGAGGTTTAA
- a CDS encoding SDR family oxidoreductase, which translates to MSPSVFISGAARGIGRSTALTLARRGWTVGAYDLADDFGWTTTEHLGHGKVYSGSLNVTEPESWTKALEDFTSHTGGRLDAVVNNAGILYAGPFMEEGSFERDAALVDVNVKGVLNGSRAAYPYLKKTPGARLVNIASASAIYGTPDMAVYSTTKFAVRGLTEALNLEWEQDDITVSAVWPLYAKTGMLDGVATSGTKKMGIRLTADDIAVAVADVVERERGKVAKVHQPVGLQAKIMYAGSHFSPAWLTRFVNAKLTTDRPVRP; encoded by the coding sequence ATGTCTCCCTCAGTATTCATTTCTGGTGCGGCCCGCGGAATTGGTCGCTCCACCGCCCTGACCCTTGCCCGCCGAGGTTGGACCGTGGGTGCCTATGACCTCGCGGATGATTTTGGCTGGACCACCACGGAACATCTGGGCCACGGAAAGGTCTATTCCGGCTCCCTGAACGTGACCGAGCCGGAATCCTGGACCAAAGCCCTGGAGGACTTCACCTCCCACACCGGCGGCAGGCTGGACGCCGTGGTGAATAACGCCGGTATTCTCTACGCTGGCCCCTTCATGGAGGAGGGTTCCTTTGAGCGCGACGCCGCCCTGGTGGACGTGAACGTCAAGGGCGTGCTCAACGGCTCCCGGGCCGCCTACCCCTATCTGAAAAAGACCCCCGGTGCTCGCCTGGTGAACATCGCCTCCGCCTCCGCCATCTACGGCACCCCGGACATGGCCGTGTACTCCACCACCAAGTTTGCGGTGCGCGGTCTCACCGAGGCGCTGAACCTGGAGTGGGAGCAGGATGACATCACCGTCTCCGCCGTGTGGCCCCTCTACGCCAAGACCGGCATGCTCGACGGCGTGGCCACCAGCGGCACCAAGAAGATGGGCATTAGGCTCACCGCGGATGACATCGCCGTGGCCGTGGCCGACGTGGTGGAGCGCGAGCGCGGCAAGGTGGCCAAGGTCCACCAGCCGGTGGGCTTGCAGGCCAAGATCATGTACGCGGGCTCGCACTTCTCCCCGGCCTGGCTCACCCGCTTTGTGAACGCCAAGCTCACCACCGATCGGCCGGTGCGCCCCTAA
- a CDS encoding substrate-binding domain-containing protein: MGAVLACLCLTACSATGGAPRSTPGEEGVAGTVDTPRLVVAMVSHGAPGDTFWDLVRKGAEDAARKNNIELRYSADPQAPNQENLVRTAIDSHVDGLAVTMPNPDAIGPAARAAIEAGIPTVGLNAGMSRYRDFGLSAFFGQEERAAGTQAGQRLGAEGARRVLCIIHEQGNSSQEERCAGVKEGTQGAEVETLYVNGMDLTSVHSTVQAKLAQDKAIDWVMGLVTPVALTAVDAARAAGSQAKIATFDTNAELVPAIREGEIQFAVDQQPYLQGYMAVDALWLAHRNGSTVGGGRPVYTGPSFVDATNIDVIAEAAEKGLR, translated from the coding sequence GTGGGTGCCGTCCTCGCCTGCCTCTGCCTCACCGCCTGCTCCGCCACGGGCGGGGCACCCCGCTCCACCCCGGGGGAGGAGGGCGTCGCCGGGACGGTGGACACCCCGCGCCTGGTGGTGGCGATGGTCAGCCACGGGGCACCCGGCGATACCTTCTGGGACCTGGTGCGCAAGGGCGCGGAGGACGCCGCGCGTAAGAACAACATCGAACTGCGCTACAGCGCCGACCCGCAGGCCCCCAACCAGGAAAACCTGGTGCGCACCGCCATCGACTCCCACGTGGACGGCTTGGCGGTGACCATGCCCAACCCCGACGCCATCGGGCCCGCCGCCCGCGCCGCGATCGAGGCCGGGATCCCCACCGTGGGGCTCAACGCGGGCATGAGCCGCTACCGCGACTTTGGACTCTCCGCATTCTTTGGCCAGGAGGAACGCGCGGCCGGAACCCAGGCCGGGCAACGGCTGGGCGCGGAAGGGGCGCGGCGCGTGCTGTGCATCATTCACGAGCAGGGAAACTCCTCCCAGGAGGAACGCTGCGCGGGAGTCAAGGAGGGCACCCAGGGGGCCGAGGTGGAAACCCTGTACGTCAATGGCATGGATCTGACCAGCGTCCACTCCACTGTGCAGGCAAAGTTGGCCCAGGATAAGGCGATCGACTGGGTGATGGGTCTGGTCACCCCCGTGGCGCTCACCGCCGTGGACGCGGCGCGGGCGGCGGGCTCCCAGGCCAAGATCGCCACCTTTGACACCAACGCGGAACTGGTACCCGCGATCCGGGAGGGGGAGATCCAATTTGCCGTGGATCAGCAGCCCTACCTCCAGGGATACATGGCGGTGGACGCGCTGTGGCTGGCGCACCGCAACGGTTCCACCGTGGGTGGCGGGAGGCCCGTGTACACCGGGCCGAGCTTTGTGGACGCCACGAACATCGACGTGATTGCGGAGGCCGCGGAAAAGGGGCTGCGATGA
- a CDS encoding IS256 family transposase: protein MTTVTRRDPADKAKIDAIEKKLLANPEIAKLIDDLGTSTTDANDLVRGMLQASITRGLNAEMDAHLGYRPGDRDAKAALGTDNHRNGAYPKTVDSHYGPVTVEVPRDRAGTFVPTMVPKGSRRLTDVDDMIVSLYAGGMTVRDIQHHMATAMRVDISHETISAVTDAVLDEVMVWQNRQLDEFYPVIFLDALRIKVREGGRVVNKSAYMAIGVDLDGIKHILGLWIAREEGASFWAHVCSNLANRGVKDVFIVCCDGLKGLPEAVEASWPGSMVQTCVVHLIRAANRWVAYGDRKAVSAALKKVYTAPDGSSAAIALEEFASSGLGQKYPRSVKVWQDAWERFVPFLQFPPAARKVIYTTNSIESFNNELRKATRNRVQFTNDESALKTLWLMICNIEDKRAARRAKEGKKAAATAGRLVEGAKVSGWKQAINQMAVAYPDRFDQYL from the coding sequence ATGACTACTGTGACACGACGAGATCCGGCTGATAAGGCCAAGATTGACGCGATTGAGAAAAAGCTGCTTGCAAACCCTGAGATCGCGAAGCTCATTGATGATTTAGGCACCTCAACCACCGACGCCAACGATTTGGTGCGTGGGATGTTGCAAGCCTCGATTACCAGGGGTTTAAACGCCGAGATGGATGCCCACCTGGGCTACCGGCCAGGGGATAGAGACGCTAAAGCAGCACTAGGCACAGACAACCACCGCAACGGGGCGTATCCAAAGACCGTGGATTCTCACTACGGTCCGGTAACTGTCGAGGTTCCCAGGGACCGGGCCGGGACGTTTGTTCCGACCATGGTCCCGAAAGGCTCGCGGCGTTTGACCGATGTTGACGACATGATTGTGAGCTTGTATGCCGGGGGCATGACAGTGCGCGATATCCAACACCATATGGCTACTGCCATGCGTGTTGATATCTCCCACGAGACGATTTCTGCGGTGACTGACGCTGTCCTTGATGAGGTCATGGTGTGGCAGAACCGCCAGTTAGATGAGTTCTACCCCGTCATTTTCCTTGATGCGCTGCGCATTAAAGTCCGTGAGGGCGGGCGCGTGGTCAACAAGTCCGCGTATATGGCCATTGGGGTGGATCTCGACGGCATCAAACACATCTTGGGGCTATGGATCGCGAGGGAAGAAGGCGCGTCGTTTTGGGCCCATGTGTGCTCGAATCTGGCTAATCGCGGGGTCAAAGATGTCTTCATTGTCTGCTGTGACGGGCTCAAAGGCCTGCCTGAGGCTGTGGAGGCATCCTGGCCGGGATCGATGGTACAAACCTGTGTTGTGCACTTGATTCGTGCTGCTAACAGGTGGGTTGCCTACGGGGACCGTAAGGCGGTTTCAGCGGCCTTGAAGAAGGTCTATACCGCCCCTGATGGCTCCAGTGCTGCCATTGCACTCGAGGAGTTTGCTTCTTCGGGTCTTGGCCAGAAATATCCCAGGTCAGTCAAGGTGTGGCAGGACGCATGGGAGAGGTTCGTGCCGTTTTTGCAGTTCCCTCCGGCAGCGCGCAAAGTCATCTACACCACCAATTCCATCGAGTCGTTTAACAACGAGTTGCGCAAAGCCACCCGCAACCGCGTGCAGTTTACGAACGACGAATCCGCGTTGAAGACCTTGTGGTTGATGATCTGCAATATTGAAGACAAACGCGCTGCTCGCAGGGCCAAGGAAGGTAAAAAGGCCGCGGCTACCGCCGGGAGGCTTGTGGAAGGAGCGAAAGTCTCAGGCTGGAAGCAAGCCATCAACCAGATGGCCGTGGCCTACCCCGACCGCTTCGACCAATACCTCTAA
- a CDS encoding ABC transporter permease has protein sequence MAGLMGLVLVVALFTVLAPAMRSLDAMSTVLYASSTMGIMALAVGLLMIGGEFDLSSGVAVTSTALAATMLNYNFWLNSWAGAGLSLLLALGIGAWNGFLVTRTGIPSFLITLATFLMLQGLNLALTKSVTGQVATPIISDMEGFPSARAVFASTIEVAGVSVRVTVLWWLLFVALATVMLLRTRWGNWIFAVGGDESAARASGVPVRRVKIGLFMLVGFAAWFMGMHNLFAFDSVQAGQGVGNEFLYIIAAVIGGCALTGGRGSAVGTALGALIFGVINQGIVYAGWNPDWFKFFLGGMLLVAVISNTAVTKGAKR, from the coding sequence ATGGCGGGACTGATGGGATTGGTGCTGGTGGTGGCGCTTTTTACCGTGCTGGCCCCGGCCATGCGCTCCCTCGATGCGATGTCCACGGTGCTTTACGCCAGTTCCACGATGGGCATCATGGCCCTGGCGGTGGGGCTGCTGATGATCGGCGGGGAGTTTGACCTTTCCTCCGGCGTGGCGGTGACCAGCACGGCGCTGGCGGCCACCATGCTCAATTACAATTTCTGGCTCAACTCCTGGGCGGGCGCCGGACTCTCCCTGCTGCTGGCCCTGGGGATAGGGGCGTGGAACGGCTTTCTGGTCACCCGCACCGGAATCCCCTCCTTCCTCATCACCCTGGCCACTTTCCTCATGCTTCAGGGCCTCAACCTGGCGCTCACCAAGTCCGTGACCGGGCAGGTGGCCACCCCGATCATCTCCGATATGGAGGGCTTCCCCTCCGCGCGGGCGGTCTTTGCCTCCACCATCGAGGTGGCCGGGGTATCGGTACGGGTGACGGTGCTGTGGTGGTTGCTCTTTGTGGCCCTGGCCACCGTGATGTTGCTGCGCACGCGGTGGGGCAACTGGATCTTTGCCGTGGGCGGCGATGAATCCGCGGCCCGCGCCTCCGGGGTGCCCGTGCGCCGGGTGAAGATCGGCCTGTTCATGCTGGTGGGCTTTGCCGCCTGGTTCATGGGAATGCACAACCTCTTTGCCTTTGATTCCGTGCAGGCGGGTCAGGGCGTGGGCAACGAGTTCCTGTACATCATTGCCGCCGTGATCGGCGGTTGCGCGCTCACCGGTGGCCGAGGCAGCGCCGTGGGCACGGCCCTGGGTGCGCTGATCTTCGGCGTGATCAACCAGGGCATCGTGTACGCGGGCTGGAACCCGGACTGGTTCAAGTTCTTCCTGGGAGGCATGCTGCTCGTGGCCGTGATCTCCAATACCGCCGTGACCAAGGGGGCCAAGCGATGA